The following proteins are encoded in a genomic region of Reichenbachiella sp.:
- a CDS encoding BrxA/BrxB family bacilliredoxin produces the protein MYPEELVAPMRADLTSVGFQEFKTADAVEQHLTDHKGTTLLVVNSVCGCAAGAARPGVKMAVENSAKKPTNLATVFAGVDAEAVQKAREFTLPYPPSSPSIALFKDGELAHFVERHHIEGRSAEMIADHLVQVFDEFC, from the coding sequence ATGTATCCAGAAGAACTAGTAGCCCCAATGCGAGCAGATTTGACCTCTGTGGGCTTTCAAGAATTTAAAACAGCAGACGCAGTTGAGCAGCATTTGACTGATCACAAAGGCACTACACTTTTAGTGGTAAACTCTGTATGTGGATGCGCCGCTGGTGCAGCTCGTCCAGGCGTGAAAATGGCTGTTGAAAACAGCGCAAAGAAGCCAACGAATCTGGCAACTGTATTTGCTGGTGTAGATGCAGAAGCTGTTCAAAAGGCTAGAGAGTTTACTTTGCCTTACCCTCCATCGTCTCCGTCTATTGCTTTGTTCAAAGATGGTGAGTTGGCTCACTTTGTAGAAAGACACCACATCGAAGGCCGTAGCGCAGAGATGATCGCTGATCATTTGGTGCAGGTGTTCGACGAATTTTGTTAA
- a CDS encoding SufE family protein → MATINSVQEEIIEDFGMLDGDMEMTIGYVMELGTKLPELPAEYQTDQNIVKGCQSKVWLHAKMVDDKVVFEADSNTAITKGLVSLLVRILSNQTPDDILNADLYFHEKIGMNRFIGTQRSNGFAAMIKQMQIYALAMKAKIN, encoded by the coding sequence ATGGCTACAATCAATTCTGTACAAGAAGAAATAATTGAAGATTTTGGTATGCTTGATGGTGACATGGAAATGACCATTGGGTATGTGATGGAATTAGGAACTAAACTCCCTGAGCTACCAGCAGAATACCAAACTGACCAAAATATTGTGAAAGGCTGCCAGTCAAAAGTTTGGCTTCACGCCAAAATGGTTGACGATAAGGTAGTCTTCGAAGCAGATAGCAACACAGCAATCACCAAAGGATTAGTGAGTTTGCTGGTAAGAATTTTGTCCAACCAAACGCCGGATGATATTCTAAATGCGGATTTGTATTTCCATGAAAAGATTGGCATGAATCGTTTTATCGGTACACAACGTTCTAATGGATTCGCAGCGATGATCAAGCAAATGCAGATTTATGCGCTGGCGATGAAAGCTAAAATTAATTAA
- a CDS encoding cysteine desulfurase — translation MVDAAIDIEAIRKQFPILHQEVNGKPLVYFDNAATSQKPQCVIDALTHYYNTDNSNIHRGIHTLAERATTAFEDTRKAVAKFLNTNEVEEVIFTKGTTEGINLVAATYGRKFIGAGDEIIVSALEHHSNIVPWQILCEEKGAILKVIPVNEKGELIFDEYVKLLSDKTKLVSVNYISNALGTINPVKEIIAEAHKVGAKVLIDAAQAAPHVKLDVKALDCDFLAFSAHKVYGPTGVGALYGKRDLLEAMPPYQGGGEMIKDVSFSGTTFNDIPYKFEAGTPNIGEVIAFKAAIDFVEELGQENIAQYEDELMAYANDLLKDVEGFTPVGTADKKASVISFLIDGVHPFDLGQLLDARGIAVRTGHHCAQPLMEFFNIEGTVRASFSVYNTKEEIKCFVDSLKAVIKMFK, via the coding sequence ATGGTAGACGCAGCGATAGATATTGAAGCAATAAGAAAACAATTTCCCATTCTTCATCAGGAAGTCAATGGAAAGCCTTTGGTTTATTTTGACAATGCTGCAACGTCGCAAAAGCCACAGTGTGTCATCGATGCACTGACACACTATTACAATACAGACAATTCCAATATTCATAGAGGTATTCACACCTTGGCGGAAAGAGCCACTACTGCTTTCGAAGACACGCGTAAAGCGGTCGCCAAATTTTTGAATACCAACGAAGTGGAGGAAGTGATTTTCACCAAAGGCACCACTGAAGGTATCAACTTAGTGGCTGCTACTTATGGTAGAAAATTTATAGGTGCCGGCGATGAAATCATCGTTTCTGCTCTGGAACACCATTCCAATATTGTGCCTTGGCAAATTCTGTGTGAAGAAAAAGGAGCGATTTTAAAAGTCATTCCAGTCAATGAAAAGGGAGAGTTGATATTTGATGAGTACGTCAAATTGTTGTCTGACAAAACCAAACTGGTTTCTGTCAACTATATCTCCAATGCCTTAGGAACAATCAATCCTGTAAAGGAAATTATAGCTGAAGCGCACAAAGTAGGCGCAAAGGTTTTGATAGACGCAGCGCAGGCGGCTCCACATGTGAAGCTAGACGTGAAGGCGTTGGATTGTGATTTCCTGGCTTTCTCGGCACACAAAGTTTACGGCCCTACTGGGGTTGGTGCTTTGTATGGTAAAAGAGATTTGCTGGAAGCCATGCCGCCTTATCAAGGAGGAGGAGAGATGATCAAAGATGTAAGTTTTTCTGGCACTACTTTCAACGACATCCCATACAAGTTTGAGGCGGGTACGCCAAATATCGGAGAGGTGATTGCCTTCAAAGCTGCTATTGATTTTGTAGAGGAGCTCGGTCAAGAAAATATTGCGCAATACGAAGATGAGCTGATGGCTTACGCCAACGACTTGTTGAAAGACGTGGAAGGTTTTACACCAGTTGGCACAGCAGATAAAAAAGCCAGTGTGATCTCGTTTTTGATTGATGGTGTACATCCATTCGACTTAGGTCAATTGTTAGACGCAAGAGGCATTGCAGTTAGGACTGGCCACCATTGCGCACAGCCTTTGATGGAGTTTTTCAATATCGAGGGAACGGTAAGAGCCTCTTTCTCTGTTTATAATACCAAAGAAGAAATCAAATGTTTTGTGGACTCGCTCAAGGCGGTCATCAAGATGTTCAAATAA
- the panB gene encoding 3-methyl-2-oxobutanoate hydroxymethyltransferase: MSVHQSNIKRVTTHQLQEMKNRGEKISMLTAYDYSMARILDQAGIDVLLVGDSASNVMAGNETTLPITLDQMIYHAQGVVRAISRAFVVVDLPFGSYQGNSSEALRSAIKIMKESGAHSVKLEGGSEIQESITRILSAGVPVMGHLGLTPQSIYKFGTYTVRAKEEAEAEKLISDAKLLEETGCYAIVLEKIPSKLAKRVAETINIPVIGIGAGPHVDGQVLVTHDMLGITQEFQPRFLRQYTDMSQIMSEAVQGYIKDVKAKDFPSDKESY, from the coding sequence ATGAGCGTTCATCAATCCAACATCAAGCGAGTAACCACTCACCAACTCCAGGAAATGAAAAACCGTGGAGAGAAAATCTCCATGCTCACGGCCTATGATTATTCTATGGCCAGAATTCTGGATCAGGCAGGAATTGATGTGCTACTCGTAGGCGACTCAGCCTCCAATGTGATGGCCGGTAACGAAACTACTTTGCCGATTACGTTAGACCAAATGATCTATCATGCTCAGGGAGTAGTAAGAGCGATAAGCAGAGCGTTTGTGGTGGTGGATCTGCCTTTTGGTAGTTATCAAGGCAATTCATCTGAAGCCTTACGATCCGCCATCAAAATCATGAAAGAATCAGGTGCACACTCGGTAAAACTCGAAGGCGGTTCTGAGATTCAGGAAAGTATCACGAGAATTTTAAGTGCAGGTGTACCAGTCATGGGTCATTTGGGATTGACGCCACAGTCTATTTATAAATTTGGTACCTACACGGTAAGAGCCAAAGAAGAAGCTGAAGCTGAGAAGCTGATCTCCGACGCCAAGCTGCTAGAAGAGACCGGATGCTATGCCATCGTGCTCGAAAAAATTCCAAGTAAACTCGCCAAACGAGTAGCCGAAACCATCAACATTCCAGTCATAGGCATCGGTGCCGGACCGCATGTAGATGGCCAGGTATTAGTCACACACGACATGTTGGGCATCACACAAGAGTTTCAGCCCAGATTCCTTCGTCAATATACAGACATGAGCCAAATCATGTCCGAAGCCGTACAAGGCTACATCAAAGACGTGAAAGCCAAAGACTTCCCAAGCGATAAGGAGAGTTATTGA
- a CDS encoding iron-sulfur cluster assembly protein — translation MAEEKDLKEKVLAAIKMVYDPEIPVDVYELGLIYEINIFPVNNVYVLMTLTSPACPSAEALPEEIKQKIEEIEGIGKVDVEVTFDPPYETDMMSEAAKLELGFM, via the coding sequence ATGGCAGAAGAGAAAGACTTAAAAGAAAAAGTACTCGCAGCAATCAAAATGGTCTATGACCCAGAGATTCCTGTAGATGTGTATGAATTGGGTTTGATCTATGAGATCAACATTTTCCCGGTAAACAACGTCTATGTCTTGATGACATTGACTTCGCCAGCGTGCCCATCGGCAGAGGCGCTGCCAGAAGAAATCAAGCAGAAGATTGAAGAGATCGAAGGCATTGGTAAAGTGGATGTAGAAGTGACCTTCGATCCTCCATACGAAACAGATATGATGTCCGAAGCCGCCAAGCTTGAGCTTGGGTTTATGTGA
- a CDS encoding thioredoxin family protein yields MAKTESTMMPLGTSAPAFNLPDTISGNTIDYKDVKADKGTVVMFICNHCPYVIHVQEKIVALAKEYQSQGVGFVAISSNDVENYPDDSPELMKKHAEKYDFSFPYLYDESQEIAKSYQAACTPDFFVFNDKDECVYRGRLDGATPGNNVPVTGDDLSLALRNLTAGLPVDTEQHPSLGCNIKWKNN; encoded by the coding sequence ATGGCCAAAACCGAATCTACCATGATGCCGCTAGGTACTTCAGCCCCGGCATTTAATCTCCCTGATACCATTTCTGGAAATACCATAGACTATAAAGATGTCAAAGCCGACAAAGGCACGGTGGTGATGTTCATTTGCAATCATTGTCCTTATGTGATTCACGTACAGGAGAAGATCGTGGCACTGGCCAAAGAATACCAGAGTCAGGGTGTAGGTTTTGTAGCTATTAGTTCCAATGATGTAGAAAACTACCCAGACGATTCTCCAGAGCTAATGAAGAAGCATGCCGAAAAGTATGATTTTTCCTTCCCCTATCTCTACGACGAATCTCAAGAAATTGCCAAGTCATACCAAGCCGCCTGTACACCTGACTTCTTTGTGTTTAATGACAAGGATGAATGCGTATACAGAGGCCGATTGGATGGCGCTACGCCAGGAAATAATGTGCCCGTTACCGGCGATGATTTGAGTTTGGCTTTGCGCAATCTGACCGCTGGACTGCCAGTAGATACTGAGCAGCACCCAAGCCTGGGCTGCAACATCAAATGGAAGAATAATTAG